DNA sequence from the Butyricimonas faecalis genome:
CGGTTTACTTGATAATTGCTCCCAGATTATTTGCCCAGCGGTGTCACTCCCTGGATTTCCAGTAGCGGGGACTCGCCCTTACGGACCAGTTGGAGCGTGGCGTCCATCACCACGTCCACGCCGAGGAGCACGAGGCTCAGGGACATCACTTTCGTTTTCTCTCCCCTGAGGAGGGTGTCC
Encoded proteins:
- a CDS encoding DUF4099 domain-containing protein gives rise to the protein MKKENGNDMPFKADEVNWDELSGIGIMKDELELSGEMDTLLRGEKTKVMSLSLVLLGVDVVMDATLQLVRKGESPLLEIQGVTPLGK